The following proteins are encoded in a genomic region of Microtus ochrogaster isolate Prairie Vole_2 chromosome 5, MicOch1.0, whole genome shotgun sequence:
- the LOC101993393 gene encoding glutathione S-transferase A2-like, with amino-acid sequence MAGKPVLHYWNARGRMECIRWLLAAAGVEFEEKFIEAPADIEKLIKDGSLMFQQVPMVEIDGMKLVQTRAILNYIATKYDLYGKDAKERALIDMYTEGIVDLTEMISQLVICPPDQREAKITLVKDKTKNRYLPAFEKVLKSHGQDYLVGNRLTRVDIHLLEVLLYVEELDSSLLAPFPLLKALKSRISSLPNVKKFLQPGSQRKPPLDAKQIAEAKKVFNIK; translated from the exons ATGGCTGGGAAGCCCGTGCTTCACTACTGGAATGCCAGGGGCAGGATGGAGTGTATCAGGTGGCTCCTGGCTGCAGCAGGGGTGGAG TTTGAAGAGAAGTTTATAGAAGCCCCGGCAGACATAGAAAAGTTAATCAAAG aTGGGAGTTTGATGTTTCAGCAAGTGCCCATGGTGGAGATTGACGGGATGAAGCTGGTACAGACCAGAGCCATTCTCAACTACATCGCCACCAAATATGACCTCTATGGGAAGGACGCAAAGGAGAGAGCCCT GATCGACATGTACACAGAGGGGATTGTAGATCTGACTGAGATGATCTCGCAATTGGTCATATGTCCCCCAGACCAAAGAGAAGCCAAGATTACCTTGGTAAAAGACAAGACTAAAAACCGTTACTTGCCTGCCTTTGAAAAA GTCTTGAAGAGCCACGGACAAGACTACCTTGTTGGCAACAGGCTGACCAGGGTGGACATTCACCTGCTGGAAGTTCTCCTCTATGTTGAAGAGCTTGACTCCAGCCTTCTGGCCCCTTTTCCCCTGCTGAAG GCCCTGAAGAGCAGAATCAGCAGCCTGCCCAATGTGAAGAAGTTCCTGCAGCCTGGCAGCCAGAGAAAGCCTCCCCTAGATGCAAAACAAATCGCAGAGGCAAAGAAGGTTTTTAACATTAAGTAA
- the LOC101993112 gene encoding glutathione S-transferase A1 isoform X3, protein MYTEGIVDLTEMILQSVICPADQREAKITLVKEKSKNRYLPAFEKVLKSHGQDYLVGNRLTRVDIHLLEVLLYVEEIDSSLLAPFPLLKALKSRISSLPNVKKFLQPGSQRKPPHDPK, encoded by the exons ATGTACACAGAGGGGATTGTAGATCTGACTGAAATGATCTTGCAATCGGTCATATGTCCCGCGGACCAAAGAGAAGCCAAGATTACCTTGGTAAAAGAGAAGTCTAAAAACCGGTACTTGCCTGCCTTTGAAAAA GTCTTGAAGAGCCATGGACAAGACTACCTTGTTGGCAATAGGCTGACCAGGGTGGACATTCACCTGCTGGAAGTTCTCCTCTATGTTGAAGAGATTGACTCCAGCCTTCTGGCCCCTTTTCCCCTGCTGAAG GCCCTGAAGAGCAGAATCAGCAGCCTGCCCAATGTGAAGAAGTTCCTGCAGCCTGGCAGCCAGAGAAAGCCTCCGCATGACCCCAAATAA